In one window of Zhihengliuella sp. ISTPL4 DNA:
- a CDS encoding response regulator, protein MKLLIADDDPQMVRALRITLAAHGYEVVVAADGAAAIAAAAQTHPDLIMLDLGMPRLDGIEVIQALRGWTSVPIIVVSGRTGSADKVEALDAGADDFVTKPFQVDELLARLRALSRRAVPANGESVVAFGDVVVDLATKTVTRAGTRVHLTPTEWRMLEHLARHPGALVTRQDLLKEIWGSAQVSDSGYLRLYMSQLRKKLEHEPSTPVHLLTESGMGYRLVL, encoded by the coding sequence GTGAAGCTCCTCATCGCCGACGACGACCCCCAGATGGTGCGGGCGCTGCGGATCACCCTCGCGGCTCACGGCTACGAGGTCGTCGTGGCCGCCGACGGCGCCGCCGCGATCGCCGCCGCGGCACAGACCCATCCCGACCTCATCATGCTCGACCTCGGCATGCCCCGGCTCGACGGCATCGAGGTGATCCAGGCCCTCCGCGGCTGGACGAGCGTGCCCATCATCGTCGTGTCGGGGCGGACGGGCTCGGCCGACAAGGTGGAGGCGTTGGACGCGGGAGCGGACGACTTCGTCACGAAGCCCTTCCAGGTGGACGAACTGCTGGCCCGGCTCCGAGCGCTCTCCCGCCGCGCGGTGCCCGCGAACGGGGAATCGGTGGTCGCGTTCGGGGATGTCGTCGTCGACCTCGCCACGAAGACCGTGACCCGCGCCGGTACCCGCGTGCATCTCACGCCGACCGAGTGGCGGATGCTGGAGCACCTCGCGCGGCATCCGGGCGCCCTCGTGACACGACAGGACCTCCTCAAGGAGATCTGGGGCAGCGCCCAGGTGTCCGACTCCGGCTACCTCCGGCTGTACATGTCACAGCTCCGCAAGAAACTGGAGCACGAACCCTCGACGCCCGTCCACCTGCTCACCGAGTCGGGGATGGGCTACCGGCTGGTGCTCTAG
- a CDS encoding TetR/AcrR family transcriptional regulator, whose product MTEDEARERILSAAEELYYRKGYAAVGMDELRSAAGVSLRRVYSLFPAKTDIVAAVLTRKHAEWEQGLTAAVAQSGGDPRARLLAVYGYLEDWFCSDGFRGCAFINAFGELGGTSPEVAGIVRAHKASFQQYMAELVAATGAPAGLAAQLSLLAEGAQSTAAIGADPEAAVHARRAAEILIDAALAPT is encoded by the coding sequence ATGACCGAAGACGAGGCCCGCGAACGCATCCTCTCCGCCGCGGAGGAGTTGTACTACCGCAAGGGCTACGCGGCGGTCGGCATGGACGAGCTCCGGTCCGCCGCCGGCGTGTCGCTGCGGCGCGTGTACTCGCTGTTCCCGGCGAAGACCGACATCGTGGCGGCGGTGCTCACCCGGAAGCACGCCGAGTGGGAGCAGGGGCTCACCGCCGCCGTGGCGCAGAGCGGCGGCGACCCGCGCGCTCGCCTGCTCGCGGTCTACGGCTACCTGGAGGACTGGTTCTGCAGCGACGGGTTCCGGGGCTGCGCGTTCATCAACGCGTTCGGCGAACTCGGCGGCACGAGCCCCGAGGTCGCCGGGATCGTCCGGGCGCACAAGGCCTCGTTCCAGCAGTACATGGCGGAGCTCGTCGCAGCGACCGGTGCCCCGGCAGGTCTGGCCGCGCAGCTCTCGCTCCTCGCGGAGGGGGCGCAGAGCACCGCGGCGATCGGTGCCGACCCGGAAGCCGCCGTGCATGCGCGCCGCGCCGCAGAGATCCTGATCGACGCCGCTCTCGCTCCGACTTGA
- a CDS encoding TspO/MBR family protein codes for METSTKGIARQSLVIAAAVFMLIAAAIGAGAFGGGSVDELQNGALSAQGSYLAPAGPAFSIWSLIYVGLLAYTVWQALPAQRQDERQQAVGGWIALSMVLNGLWLVTARYLTLWLTVLVIALLLATLARIIVILGRFPARNLADRLLTDGANGLHFGWVTIATVANTAAWLTQSIPEIGADAPDVWAVAVLVVVLVIGAASAWFTGRLAPALATAWGLSWLAVGRLTGEPESTPTAFTAIIVAVLLVVVGIVAVLRRRRIAGTHDRAPLGR; via the coding sequence ATGGAGACCTCGACGAAGGGCATCGCCCGCCAGAGCCTCGTGATCGCCGCCGCCGTGTTCATGCTCATCGCCGCGGCGATCGGCGCCGGAGCGTTCGGGGGTGGCTCCGTCGACGAGCTGCAGAACGGCGCGCTCTCGGCCCAGGGGTCGTACCTCGCTCCTGCGGGACCGGCGTTCTCGATCTGGTCGCTCATCTATGTCGGGCTTCTCGCCTACACCGTGTGGCAGGCACTCCCCGCCCAGCGACAGGACGAGCGTCAGCAGGCGGTCGGCGGCTGGATCGCCCTCTCCATGGTCCTCAACGGCCTGTGGCTGGTGACCGCGCGGTACCTGACGCTGTGGCTCACCGTGCTCGTGATCGCACTCCTGCTCGCGACGCTGGCTCGGATCATCGTGATCCTCGGACGCTTCCCCGCGCGCAACCTCGCCGATCGCCTCCTCACCGACGGCGCGAACGGCCTGCACTTCGGTTGGGTCACCATCGCGACCGTCGCCAACACCGCGGCCTGGCTCACGCAGAGCATCCCGGAGATCGGGGCGGACGCCCCCGACGTCTGGGCCGTCGCCGTGCTCGTCGTCGTCCTGGTGATCGGCGCCGCGTCGGCCTGGTTCACGGGGCGCCTCGCCCCGGCGCTCGCTACGGCCTGGGGTCTGAGCTGGCTCGCGGTCGGCCGTCTCACGGGCGAGCCGGAGAGCACGCCCACCGCGTTCACCGCGATCATCGTCGCCGTCCTGCTCGTCGTCGTCGGCATCGTGGCCGTGCTCCGTCGGCGGCGCATCGCCGGCACGCACGACCGCGCACCGCTCGGCCGCTAG
- a CDS encoding iron ABC transporter permease, whose product MTETLRLDDTTATAEPAAPASAVPVGVEGRKPAVWRGVGVLIALAAVLVAVACWHLTQGTSGAVFADTDVLWGSRVPRLAAGVAVGVALGVAGMLLQSLARNALASPDTLGVTAGAYLAVTALAAFGIAVPVWASGAVAFAGGIVAAGIVLGLAGGAGSSTTRLILAGTALALAFQAATSTLLILFDEETKGLLAWGSGSLSQLGLTAFLQAAPVVVVVTVLALLLARRLDILSLGDDTASSLGVPIRSTRAIGILLAVTLTAVAVTLAGPMGFVGLCAPVLARLLTRVVPSLNRHVLLIPAAGLLGALVVILSDALLRALIGAEAAILIPTGVATTLLGAIVLVLMARRLRDAGPTREPPRVRFGVRSRLRFRITIALVALGLIGVLLLGLLAGHTWLLTGDIALWLQGQAPAPIAFALDERAPRIVAAVVAGAALALSGAVIQGVSRNPLADPSILGVTGGGGLGAVLVLTTITSSTGGMIAGAITGSLLAFALVYLLSWRGGLNADRFLLIGIGVSYFTVSLTTFFLLRSNPWDTPKIYTWLSGTTYGRVWEQVIPLAIVLVIAVPFVVMSRRELDVLSLDEDTPRLVGIRLEPVRLTLLLVAAILAALSVTAIGVIGFVGLVAPHAARALVGARHSRVIPTAVLLGGLLVGIADTIGRTVIAPAQLPAGLVVALIGAPYFVWLLWRSR is encoded by the coding sequence GTGACGGAGACCCTCCGCCTCGACGACACGACGGCGACCGCGGAGCCCGCCGCCCCGGCGTCCGCCGTCCCCGTGGGGGTGGAGGGCCGAAAGCCCGCGGTGTGGCGCGGCGTCGGCGTGCTCATCGCGCTCGCCGCGGTGCTGGTGGCGGTCGCCTGCTGGCACCTCACCCAGGGCACGAGCGGGGCGGTGTTCGCCGACACCGACGTCCTCTGGGGATCGCGGGTGCCGCGACTCGCCGCCGGCGTCGCGGTGGGCGTCGCGCTCGGCGTCGCCGGCATGCTGCTGCAGTCCCTCGCCCGCAATGCCCTCGCGTCTCCCGACACGCTCGGCGTGACCGCCGGGGCCTATCTCGCCGTCACGGCGCTCGCCGCGTTCGGCATCGCCGTGCCGGTGTGGGCCTCGGGCGCGGTGGCGTTCGCGGGCGGCATCGTCGCCGCGGGCATCGTGCTCGGACTCGCCGGCGGGGCGGGGTCGTCCACGACGCGCCTCATCCTCGCCGGCACCGCGCTGGCGCTCGCCTTCCAGGCCGCGACCTCGACCCTTCTCATCCTGTTCGACGAGGAGACCAAGGGACTGCTGGCGTGGGGAAGCGGGAGCCTGTCCCAGCTCGGGCTCACCGCTTTCCTCCAGGCAGCGCCGGTCGTCGTGGTCGTCACCGTGCTCGCGCTCCTGCTCGCGCGGCGCCTCGACATCCTGTCGCTGGGGGACGACACCGCCTCGTCGCTCGGGGTGCCGATCCGTTCGACCAGAGCCATCGGGATCCTCCTCGCGGTCACCCTGACGGCGGTCGCGGTGACCCTCGCGGGGCCGATGGGCTTCGTCGGGCTGTGCGCGCCGGTGCTCGCGCGCTTGCTGACCCGCGTGGTCCCCAGCCTGAATCGCCACGTGTTGCTGATCCCCGCGGCGGGACTCCTCGGCGCCCTCGTCGTCATCCTCTCGGATGCCCTCCTCCGCGCGCTCATCGGCGCCGAGGCCGCGATCCTCATTCCCACCGGTGTCGCGACGACGCTACTCGGCGCGATCGTGCTTGTGCTCATGGCGCGGCGTCTCCGGGACGCCGGACCCACGCGGGAGCCTCCGCGGGTGCGCTTCGGAGTGCGCAGCCGTCTGCGCTTCCGGATCACCATCGCCCTCGTCGCCCTCGGTCTGATCGGGGTGCTGCTGCTCGGGCTGCTGGCCGGGCACACCTGGCTGCTCACCGGCGACATCGCGCTGTGGCTGCAGGGGCAGGCTCCCGCGCCCATCGCCTTCGCCCTCGACGAGCGCGCACCGCGGATCGTGGCCGCCGTCGTCGCGGGTGCCGCGCTCGCGCTCTCCGGCGCCGTGATCCAGGGCGTGAGCCGCAACCCGCTCGCGGATCCGAGCATCCTCGGTGTCACCGGCGGCGGCGGGCTCGGCGCGGTGCTGGTGCTCACGACCATCACGTCGTCGACGGGCGGGATGATCGCGGGGGCCATCACGGGGTCGCTGCTCGCCTTCGCCCTCGTCTATCTGCTCTCGTGGCGGGGCGGCTTGAACGCGGACCGGTTCCTGTTGATCGGCATCGGGGTGTCGTACTTCACGGTCTCTCTTACGACCTTCTTCCTGCTGCGGTCGAACCCGTGGGACACCCCGAAGATCTACACGTGGCTCTCCGGGACGACGTACGGGCGGGTGTGGGAACAGGTCATCCCCCTGGCGATCGTCCTCGTGATCGCGGTGCCGTTCGTGGTGATGAGCCGCCGGGAGCTCGACGTGCTGTCGCTCGACGAGGACACACCGCGGCTGGTCGGCATCCGCCTGGAGCCCGTCCGGCTGACGCTGCTGCTGGTGGCGGCGATCCTCGCGGCGCTGAGCGTGACGGCGATCGGGGTCATCGGCTTCGTGGGGCTGGTGGCGCCGCACGCCGCGCGGGCCTTGGTGGGGGCGCGGCACTCCCGGGTGATTCCGACGGCGGTGCTCCTCGGCGGGCTGCTCGTGGGCATCGCGGACACGATCGGCCGGACGGTGATCGCCCCCGCGCAGCTTCCGGCCGGTCTCGTGGTCGCGCTGATCGGCGCCCCCTACTTCGTCTGGCTGCTCTGGCGCTCCCGCTGA
- a CDS encoding ATP-binding protein, which translates to MSAERPPRLATDRNRRGRLRVLLGAAPGVGKTFEMLAEGRRLRDEGRDVVIAIVETHGRAATAALTSGLPDVPRREDAHRGVVLSELDLDAVLALGPEIALVDEFAHTNAPGSRNPKRWQDVEELLDAGIDVVTTVNVQHIESLNAVVEKITGIAQRETIPDAVVRAADEIEVVDLAPQTLRDRLAAGLVYPAERVDAALSHYFRLGNLTALRELALLWLADEVDSALRSYRAEQGIAGAWQARERVVVALTGGPEGETLLRRGARIAARSAGGELLAVHVTAQDGLRDETPGALAAQRSLVESLGGTYHQVVGDDIPATLVEFAQGADATQLVIGVSRRSRLAAALTGPGIGAEVIRRSGDIDVHIVTHAAAGGRLALPRITGGALGWRRQALGFGVALVFGPLLSWLMFTVRSPESITAEVLAYQLLVVVVALIGGIRPAVFAAVLSGITLDFLFVAPLFTITIAHPLHVLALTLYVIIAILVSLIVDQAARRARTAQRATAEAELLAAVAGNVLRGDNAVLALVSRTREAFGLSGVRLLTPSGEVLASDGEPVPDGRATTIPVGVASGGGPRAVLELNGEPIAGPERRLLDAIVAQLAAAIEHTDLRATAREAEALAETDQVRSALLSAVSHDLRRPLASAVAAIGGLRGAHGLSAEDRAELLETADESLATLSTLVTDLLDVSRVEAGVLAVSAQRIDAAGPVLAAVDELGLGPSDVELALDPDLPLLHADPVLLQRVLVNVLANAHRHAPAGSRVLVSSSRLGDRAELRIVDRGEGISPERRNAIFQPFQRFGDTDNTTGLGLGLALSRGFTEGMGGSLTPEDTPGGGLTMVISLPLAAGTADTEGTE; encoded by the coding sequence ATGAGCGCAGAGCGGCCGCCGCGCCTCGCGACGGACCGGAACCGCCGCGGGCGACTGCGCGTCCTCCTCGGCGCCGCGCCGGGCGTCGGTAAGACGTTCGAGATGCTCGCCGAGGGCCGGAGGCTCCGCGACGAGGGACGGGATGTGGTCATCGCGATCGTCGAGACGCACGGCCGCGCGGCCACCGCCGCCCTGACCTCCGGGCTGCCCGACGTGCCACGCCGGGAGGACGCCCACCGCGGGGTCGTCCTCTCCGAACTCGACCTCGACGCGGTGCTCGCCCTCGGCCCGGAGATCGCGCTCGTGGACGAGTTCGCGCACACGAACGCCCCCGGCTCGCGGAACCCGAAGCGCTGGCAGGACGTCGAGGAGCTGCTGGACGCGGGGATCGACGTCGTCACCACCGTGAACGTGCAGCACATCGAGTCGCTGAACGCGGTGGTGGAGAAGATCACCGGGATCGCCCAGCGCGAGACCATCCCGGACGCGGTCGTCCGCGCCGCCGACGAGATCGAGGTCGTCGACCTCGCACCGCAGACCCTCCGCGACCGGCTCGCCGCAGGTCTCGTCTACCCCGCGGAGCGGGTCGACGCCGCCCTCTCGCACTACTTCCGGCTCGGCAACCTCACCGCCCTGCGGGAGCTCGCGCTGCTGTGGCTCGCCGACGAGGTCGACAGCGCGCTCCGCAGCTATCGCGCGGAACAGGGCATCGCGGGAGCCTGGCAGGCGCGCGAGCGGGTGGTCGTCGCCCTCACCGGCGGCCCGGAGGGCGAGACGCTGCTGCGCCGCGGGGCCCGCATCGCCGCACGCTCCGCCGGCGGGGAGCTGCTCGCCGTGCACGTGACCGCCCAGGACGGACTGCGCGACGAGACCCCCGGCGCCCTCGCCGCGCAGCGCTCCCTCGTCGAGTCCCTCGGCGGCACGTACCACCAGGTGGTCGGGGACGACATCCCGGCGACGCTCGTCGAGTTCGCGCAGGGTGCCGACGCCACGCAGCTCGTGATCGGGGTGAGCCGGCGCAGCCGCCTCGCCGCCGCCCTCACCGGGCCGGGGATCGGCGCCGAGGTCATCCGCCGCTCGGGCGACATCGACGTGCACATCGTGACCCATGCCGCGGCGGGCGGCCGGCTCGCCCTCCCCCGAATCACCGGCGGTGCGCTCGGCTGGCGGCGTCAGGCCCTCGGCTTCGGTGTCGCCCTGGTGTTCGGCCCGCTGCTGTCCTGGCTGATGTTCACGGTCCGCAGCCCGGAGTCCATCACGGCCGAGGTGCTCGCCTATCAGCTCCTCGTCGTGGTCGTCGCCCTCATCGGCGGCATCCGCCCCGCGGTCTTCGCGGCGGTGCTCTCCGGCATCACCCTCGACTTCCTCTTCGTCGCCCCGCTGTTCACGATCACGATCGCGCACCCCCTGCACGTGCTCGCGCTCACGCTCTACGTCATCATCGCGATCCTCGTCAGCCTCATCGTCGACCAAGCCGCCCGCCGGGCCAGGACCGCGCAACGGGCCACCGCGGAGGCCGAACTGCTCGCCGCGGTCGCCGGCAACGTCCTCCGCGGCGACAACGCGGTACTCGCCCTCGTCAGCCGCACGCGGGAGGCGTTCGGGCTGAGCGGGGTGCGGCTGCTCACCCCCTCCGGCGAGGTGCTGGCGAGCGACGGCGAGCCGGTGCCCGACGGCCGCGCCACGACGATCCCGGTCGGGGTCGCATCCGGTGGCGGCCCGCGAGCCGTGCTGGAGCTGAACGGCGAGCCGATCGCCGGTCCGGAGCGCCGCCTGCTCGACGCGATCGTCGCCCAGCTCGCTGCGGCCATCGAGCACACCGACCTCCGCGCGACCGCGCGGGAGGCGGAGGCCCTCGCCGAGACGGATCAGGTGCGCAGCGCTCTGCTCTCCGCGGTCAGCCACGATCTGCGGCGGCCGCTCGCTTCGGCGGTCGCCGCGATCGGCGGGCTCCGGGGCGCGCACGGGCTGTCCGCCGAGGACCGTGCGGAGCTGCTGGAGACCGCGGACGAGAGTCTCGCGACCCTCTCCACCCTCGTCACCGACCTCCTCGACGTGAGCCGCGTGGAGGCGGGGGTGCTCGCGGTCTCCGCCCAGCGGATCGACGCGGCCGGCCCCGTGCTCGCCGCGGTGGACGAGCTCGGCCTCGGCCCTTCCGACGTGGAACTCGCGCTCGACCCCGACCTCCCACTGCTGCACGCCGACCCCGTGCTGCTGCAGCGCGTGCTCGTGAACGTGCTCGCCAACGCCCATCGGCACGCTCCGGCGGGCAGCCGCGTGCTCGTATCGAGCAGCCGCCTGGGCGATCGGGCGGAACTGCGGATCGTCGACCGCGGTGAGGGCATCTCGCCCGAACGACGCAATGCGATCTTCCAGCCGTTCCAGCGCTTCGGCGACACCGACAACACGACCGGCCTCGGCCTCGGGCTCGCCCTGTCGCGCGGATTCACCGAGGGGATGGGCGGTAGCCTGACACCGGAGGACACCCCCGGGGGCGGACTCACCATGGTCATCTCCCTGCCGCTCGCCGCAGGGACCGCCGACACGGAGGGGACGGAGTGA
- a CDS encoding ABC transporter substrate-binding protein yields the protein MKKTPLAVLALGGALTLALAGCGTTQTPSAEGSDAPTSTSAGCTDDTTSTLTGEVSVTDDLGRTVELDKPAERIAVLEWQQIEDALSLCVTPVAVADAEGYSTWVTAEELPEGVVDVGTRQEPNLETLFGTDPDLVIVEVSAADDPIVAQLEAYDVPVLATVGADAKDPIAKMLNTFDLIAQVTGREERAEVVTDAFQEHLDSAKAELADLDLATTDFVFFDGWVDGGNVALRPFGRGSLVGEVGEELGLTNAWTGEVDPVYGLGQTDVEGMTTVGDANLFYTGTEDPDSESFVDALADNPAWTSLPAVADDRLTAFPAGIWTFGGPRSTEQIIDGYVEVLSK from the coding sequence ATGAAGAAGACCCCCCTCGCCGTGCTCGCCCTCGGCGGCGCCTTGACCCTCGCGCTCGCCGGCTGCGGCACCACGCAGACGCCGTCCGCCGAGGGATCGGACGCCCCGACCTCCACGAGCGCGGGCTGCACCGATGACACGACGAGCACCTTGACCGGGGAGGTCTCCGTCACCGACGACCTCGGCCGCACGGTCGAGCTGGACAAGCCGGCCGAGCGCATCGCGGTGCTCGAGTGGCAGCAGATCGAGGACGCCCTGTCGCTCTGCGTGACGCCGGTCGCAGTGGCCGACGCCGAGGGCTACAGCACCTGGGTCACCGCCGAGGAACTGCCGGAGGGCGTCGTCGACGTGGGGACCCGTCAGGAGCCGAACCTGGAGACGCTGTTCGGCACCGATCCCGACCTCGTGATCGTCGAGGTCAGCGCCGCGGACGACCCCATCGTCGCCCAGCTCGAGGCCTACGACGTGCCCGTGCTCGCGACGGTCGGCGCCGATGCGAAGGACCCGATCGCCAAGATGCTGAACACCTTCGACCTCATCGCGCAGGTGACCGGCCGCGAGGAGCGCGCCGAGGTCGTCACCGACGCCTTCCAGGAGCACCTCGACAGCGCGAAGGCCGAGCTCGCCGACCTCGACCTCGCCACCACCGACTTCGTGTTCTTCGACGGCTGGGTCGACGGCGGCAACGTGGCGCTGCGTCCGTTCGGTCGGGGCTCGCTCGTCGGCGAGGTGGGCGAGGAGCTCGGCTTGACGAACGCCTGGACCGGCGAGGTCGACCCCGTGTACGGCCTCGGGCAGACCGATGTCGAGGGCATGACGACGGTCGGCGACGCCAACCTCTTCTACACCGGCACCGAGGACCCGGATTCGGAGAGCTTCGTCGACGCCCTCGCGGACAACCCCGCCTGGACCTCGCTCCCCGCGGTGGCGGATGACCGCCTGACCGCGTTCCCGGCCGGTATCTGGACCTTCGGCGGCCCGCGCTCGACCGAGCAGATTATCGACGGCTACGTCGAGGTGCTCTCGAAGTGA
- the kdpC gene encoding potassium-transporting ATPase subunit KdpC — translation MSSTTRTTVRTAGVAVRAMLVLTLVLGVGYTLLVTGIGQLLLPAQANGSMLPGDRGSALIGQSFTDADGDALPEYFQSRPSAAGDGYDGASSSGSNLGPENPDLVAAIAERKAAIASREGVDPSAVPADAVTASGSGLDPHISVAYALLQVPRVAAARDLPEDEVLALVESRIQGRDLGFLGEERINVAELNLALDDREGA, via the coding sequence ATGTCGTCCACCACCCGCACCACCGTGCGCACCGCCGGTGTCGCCGTCCGCGCGATGCTCGTCCTCACCCTCGTCCTCGGCGTCGGGTACACGCTCCTCGTCACCGGCATCGGTCAGCTCCTCCTCCCGGCGCAGGCGAACGGGTCGATGCTCCCCGGCGACCGGGGCAGCGCGCTCATCGGGCAGTCCTTCACGGATGCCGACGGCGACGCCCTGCCGGAGTACTTCCAGTCCCGCCCCTCAGCGGCCGGCGACGGGTACGACGGCGCGTCGTCGAGCGGCAGCAACCTCGGACCGGAGAACCCCGACCTCGTCGCCGCGATCGCCGAGCGGAAGGCCGCCATCGCCAGCAGGGAGGGTGTCGATCCGTCCGCAGTGCCCGCGGACGCCGTGACCGCGTCCGGCTCCGGTCTCGACCCGCACATCAGCGTCGCGTACGCCCTGCTCCAGGTGCCGCGGGTGGCCGCCGCCCGCGACCTGCCCGAGGACGAGGTCCTGGCGCTCGTGGAGTCTAGGATTCAAGGGCGGGACCTGGGGTTCCTCGGCGAGGAGCGCATCAACGTCGCGGAGCTGAATCTCGCACTCGACGACCGGGAGGGTGCATGA
- a CDS encoding ABC transporter ATP-binding protein, giving the protein MTDTIDRHSLEGESLVLGYGRARVVHDVSLRLAPGRVTALIGPNGSGKSTVLRALARLHRIEAGTVRVGGAESRDAAALSAKEFAKTVAMLSQSRPHPSGIEVSDVVAYGRHPHRGRFSGVSDADRAAVARALALTGLSAMAARPVDQLSGGELQRVWLATALAQDTGVLLLDEPTNHLDLRYQVETLDLVRELADDHGTALGVVLHDLDHAASVADDVVLMHRGRVHAAGAPADVLTGENLSHVYGLRIDTTLDEETGLVRVRPRGRHHGRLRTPSAS; this is encoded by the coding sequence ATGACCGACACCATCGATCGCCACAGTCTGGAGGGGGAATCCCTCGTCCTCGGCTATGGCCGCGCCCGCGTGGTGCACGACGTCTCCCTGCGTCTCGCCCCGGGGCGGGTGACCGCCTTGATCGGGCCCAACGGCAGCGGCAAGTCGACCGTCCTCCGTGCCCTCGCGCGGCTGCACCGCATCGAGGCGGGAACCGTGCGCGTCGGCGGCGCGGAGTCGCGCGACGCCGCCGCCCTGTCCGCCAAGGAGTTCGCGAAGACGGTCGCCATGCTGTCGCAGTCCCGGCCGCACCCGTCCGGGATCGAGGTCTCCGACGTCGTCGCGTACGGGCGGCATCCGCACCGCGGGCGCTTCTCCGGCGTGAGCGACGCCGACCGTGCCGCGGTGGCGCGTGCCCTCGCCCTCACCGGCCTGTCCGCCATGGCCGCCCGTCCGGTCGACCAGCTCTCCGGTGGCGAGCTGCAGCGCGTCTGGCTGGCGACCGCACTCGCCCAGGACACCGGGGTGCTGCTGTTGGATGAGCCGACCAACCACCTCGACCTGCGCTATCAGGTGGAGACCCTGGACCTCGTCCGCGAGCTCGCCGACGACCACGGCACCGCGCTCGGCGTCGTGCTGCACGACCTCGACCACGCCGCCTCGGTCGCCGACGACGTCGTGCTGATGCACCGCGGGCGAGTGCACGCGGCGGGTGCACCGGCCGACGTGCTCACCGGCGAGAACCTCTCGCACGTCTACGGACTGCGCATCGACACCACCCTCGACGAGGAGACCGGCCTGGTGCGGGTGCGTCCGCGCGGCCGCCACCACGGTCGCCTCCGCACTCCCTCCGCCTCCTGA
- a CDS encoding alpha/beta fold hydrolase has translation MGYITVGTENTTPIELYYEDQGSGQPVVLIHGYPLNGHSWERQTRELLAQGYRVVTYDRRGFGQSSKVGTGYDYDTFAADLNMVLETLDLRDVVLVGFSMGTGELARYVGRYGHDRVAKLAFLASLEPFLVQRDDNPEGVPQEVFDGIEAAAKGDRYAWFTQFYKDFYNLDENLGTRISQQVVDANWNLSVTSAPVAAYAVVPTWIEDFRDDVKAVAAAAKPTLILHGTKDNILPIDATARRFHQAVPEAEYVEVEGAPHGLLWTHADEVNAALTQFLAR, from the coding sequence ATGGGTTACATCACCGTCGGCACCGAGAACACCACCCCGATCGAGCTCTACTACGAAGACCAGGGCAGCGGCCAGCCCGTCGTCCTGATCCACGGCTACCCGCTCAACGGGCACAGCTGGGAGCGCCAGACCCGCGAGCTCCTCGCTCAGGGCTACCGGGTCGTCACCTACGACCGCCGCGGCTTCGGGCAGTCCTCCAAGGTCGGCACCGGTTACGACTACGACACCTTCGCCGCCGACCTGAACATGGTGCTCGAGACCCTCGACCTTCGCGACGTCGTGCTCGTCGGGTTCTCCATGGGCACGGGAGAGCTCGCCCGCTACGTCGGCCGCTACGGCCACGATCGCGTCGCGAAGCTCGCCTTCCTCGCGTCGCTCGAGCCCTTCCTCGTGCAGCGCGACGACAACCCCGAGGGCGTGCCGCAGGAGGTCTTCGATGGGATCGAGGCCGCCGCCAAGGGCGACCGTTACGCCTGGTTCACCCAGTTCTACAAGGACTTCTACAACCTCGACGAGAACCTCGGCACGCGCATCAGCCAGCAGGTCGTCGACGCGAACTGGAACCTCTCCGTCACCAGCGCCCCGGTCGCCGCGTACGCCGTGGTCCCGACCTGGATCGAGGACTTCCGCGACGACGTGAAGGCCGTGGCCGCTGCCGCCAAGCCCACACTGATCCTGCACGGCACCAAGGACAACATCCTGCCGATCGACGCGACCGCCCGGCGCTTCCACCAGGCTGTCCCCGAGGCCGAGTACGTCGAGGTCGAGGGCGCCCCGCACGGCCTCCTCTGGACTCACGCCGACGAGGTCAACGCCGCGCTGACGCAGTTCCTGGCTCGGTAA